One Tetrapisispora phaffii CBS 4417 chromosome 2, complete genome genomic region harbors:
- the SIS1 gene encoding type II HSP40 co-chaperone SIS1 (similar to Saccharomyces cerevisiae SIS1 (YNL007C); ancestral locus Anc_1.398) has product MVKETKLYDLLGVSPSANDQEIKKGYRKAALKYHPDKPTGNTEKFKEISEAFEILSDSNKREVYDQYGLEAARGNGPQFGPGGMPGGPGGSGGAHTFSNDDAFNIFSQFFGGSSGGSMPGGASFSFGGMPGGMGGMPGGMGGGSPFGGMGGGMPGGMPGGMPGGMGGMPGSFGSRGASPAEEEVVTVDLPVSLEDLFQGKKKTFKIGRKGQNGVQEKVQVDIQLKAGWKAGTKITFKNYGDYNPSTGGRKTLQFVIKEKVHPNFKREDDTLVYYLPLTFKESLLGFQKTIQTIDGRTLPISRVQPVQPNDSSTYPGQGMPMTKKPGQRGDMIVKYKIEYPTTLTDDQRRAIDELF; this is encoded by the coding sequence ATGGTAAAAGAAACTAAATTATACGATCTATTAGGCGTTTCACCATCTGCCAATGatcaagaaattaaaaaaggATATAGAAAGGCTgcattaaaatatcatccAGATAAACCAACTGGTAATACTGAAAAGTTTAAGGAAATTTCAGAAGCATTCGAGATATTAAGTGACAGTAACAAAAGAGAGGTATATGACCAATATGGTTTAGAAGCGGCAAGGGGTAATGGTCCTCAATTTGGACCTGGTGGCATGCCAGGTGGCCCAGGTGGCTCGGGCGGTGCACACACTTTTTCTAATGATGACgcatttaatatattttctcaATTCTTCGGTGGATCTAGTGGTGGTAGTATGCCAGGTGGTGCTTCCTTTAGTTTTGGAGGCATGCCAGGTGGTATGGGTGGTATGCCAGGAGGCATGGGAGGAGGTTCTCCATTCGGCGGTATGGGTGGCGGTATGCCAGGTGGTATGCCAGGTGGTATGCCAGGTGGTATGGGCGGTATGCCAGGTAGTTTTGGATCAAGAGGGGCATCTCCAGCAGAAGAAGAGGTTGTTACGGTCGATCTACCTGTCAGCTTAGAGGATTTGTTTCAAggtaaaaagaaaacattcAAAATCGGTAGAAAAGGGCAAAACGGTGTTCAAGAAAAGGTACAAGTTGATATCCAATTAAAAGCTGGATGGAAAGCTGGTACAAAAATaactttcaaaaattacGGTGACTATAATCCTTCAACTGGTGGCAGAAAAACTCTACAATTCgttattaaagaaaaagttCATCCAAATTTCAAGAGAGAAGATGATACCTTAGTTTATTATCTACCTTTGACTTTCAAGGAATCGTTATTAGGTTTCCAAAAGACCATACAGACTATCGACGGTAGAACATTACCAATATCAAGAGTACAACCTGTTCAACCAAATGACTCTTCTACATATCCAGGGCAAGGTATGCCAATGACAAAAAAACCAGGTCAAAGAGGCGACATGATTGTTAAAtacaaaattgaatatcCAACTACATTAACTGACGATCAAAGACGTGCAATCGATGAATTATTCTAA
- the CDC10 gene encoding septin CDC10 (similar to Saccharomyces cerevisiae CDC10 (YCR002C); ancestral locus Anc_1.419) — translation MSINPATVQPVSYVGFDTITSQIEHRLLKKGFAFNIMAVGQSGLGKSTLLNSLFSSHLIDSATGGEISKLPITKTTEITVSSHTLQEDRVQLKVNVIDTPGFGDFIDNNRAWDPIVKYIKEQHSLYLRKELTTNRERHITDSRVHALLYFIKPNGSGLKDLDIEALKKLTEIANVIPVIAKADTLTITERNEFRSILQEDFIKHDLKMYPYDDNDLTEEELELNKSIRSIIPFAVVGSETDVELNGETFKGRKTRWGVLNIEDIDQCEFVYLREFLIRTHLQDLIESTSFVHYESFRSRQLIALKETASNRNSVPMTQR, via the coding sequence atGTCAATTAATCCTGCTACTGTTCAACCTGTTTCATATGTTGGTTTTGATACCATCACAAGTCAAATAGAGCACCGTCTCCTTAAAAAAGGATTTGCTTTTAATATAATGGCCGTAGGTCAATCTGGTCTAGGTAAAAGtacattattaaattcattattctCATCACATCTTATTGACTCAGCTACTGGTGGTGAGATTTCCAAATTACCAATCACAAAAACAACAGAAATTACAGTTTCTTCTCACACTTTACAAGAAGATAGAGTTCAATTAAAGGTTAACGTCATTGATACACCTGGTTTTGGTGATTTCATCGACAATAATAGAGCTTGGGATCCaattgttaaatatataaaagaacaaCATTCCTTATATTTACGTAAAGAACTAACTACCAACCGTGAAAGACATATCACTGACAGTAGAGTCCATGCTcttttgtattttataaaacCAAATGGATCAGGATTGAAAGACCTAGATATCGAAgctttaaaaaaattaactgAAATTGCAAATGTCATTCCGGTTATTGCTAAAGCTGATACTTTAACTATTACTGAAAGAAATGAATTCAGAAGTATACTACAGGAGGACTTCATTAAACATGACTTAAAAATGTATCCATACGATGACAACGATCTAACTGAGGAAGAGTTAGAATTAAACAAAAGTATAAGGTCAATTATTCCTTTTGCCGTTGTTGGTTCGGAGACCGATGTCGAACTGAATGGTGAAACATTTAAAGGTAGAAAAACTAGATGGGGTGTCCTTAATATTGAAGACATTGATCAATGTGAATTCGTTTATTTAAgagaatttttaattagaACTCATTTACaagatttaattgaatcaaCTTCGTTTGTTCATTACGAGAGCTTCAGATCTAGACAATTAATTGCTTTAAAAGAAACAGCCTCAAACCGTAACTCTGTACCAATGACACAACGTTAG
- the TPHA0B03790 gene encoding uncharacterized protein yields MQRLPIQSDPVNFTDFHKSMKVKPRSVDYNILYFDLKSKCRKKKFYGEILFDDKIEKWEEYGKYKKDPTNRLLISYEDALRWNNTTSQVNEYLLTACRYSNLYTKKKNINRNALETNEEKCKKVVMNELLSILPYFEEISNEKFTLRLWEDLKTIISRYVLIFPWALLLTVYKLKNEIIIKCYSNCKNSPQDKKVEYHFNQHPIYVTTLSKNEILHLQSNFNFKTNIVDELDEYLIDRIEYLHKIYNRLHNLDLKNISSDLFFFDTTSYTNVTKTNTGIANNNVANIRFVNEYQFDNKTNKKDCTYDVDIKCFDPTKENGETKENYQMYLYKSLLNHKDLYWDVTNDNCCSWNRKLQIIEDKIIKNNAHLTHGFHRNHDFFQYSGISQQLHEKQVYNLRGIYNELRINTGYSYRDCDYMKLDRIGLMNIFYDLIPCFFQKQSDSNLLQCWKLLLNVIHTYGVEFPWALFFSLLELRSKLSHINPNFYHNNKKKTTIIKSLHTFTGLFRKCRPNIHIIIQMTDTLKLSFFVIWTIT; encoded by the coding sequence ATGCAAAGATTACCAATTCAATCCGACCCTGTAAATTTCACTGATTTTCATAAATCAATGAAAGTTAAACCACGTTCAGTCGattacaatatattatattttgatctaaaatcaaaatgtagaaagaagaagtttTATGgagaaattttatttgatgataaaattgaaaagtgGGAGGAATATGGTAAATATAAGAAAGACCCAACTAATCGTCTACTTATCTCTTATGAGGATGCTCTTCGTTGGAATAATACAACATCACAAGTCAAcgaatatttattaacgGCATGCCGctattcaaatttatataccaaaaaaaaaaatattaatagaaATGCGTTGGAAACTAATGAGGAAAAATGTAAAAAGGTTGTCAtgaatgaattattatcgATTCTTCCCTATTTTGAGGAGATTTCAAATGAAAAGTTTACGTTGAGACTTTGGGAAGATTTGAAAACAATCATTTCAAGATATGTCCTTATATTTCCTTGGGCTTTGTTATTGACAGTTTATAAGctaaaaaatgaaatcattattaaatgcTATAGTAATTGCAAAAATTCTCCCCAAGATAAGAAGGTTGAATATCATTTTAATCAACACCCCATATACGTTACCACTTTAAGCAAAAACGAGATTTTACATTTGCAAagtaattttaatttcaaaactaACATTGTGGATGAGTTagatgaatatttaattgaCCGTATTGAGTATCTACATAAAATTTACAATAGACTGCATAACCTTGatctgaaaaatataagttCTGATctgtttttctttgataCTACTTCATATACCAATGTAACTAAAACTAACACAGGTATTGCGAATAATAATGTAGCAAATATCAGATTTGTCAATGAATatcaatttgataataaaactaataaaaaagaCTGTACATATGATGTTGATATCAAATGTTTTGATCCCACGAAAGAAAATGGTGAAACTAAAGAAAATTACCaaatgtatttatataaaagcCTTCTAAACCATAAAGACCTATATTGGGATGTAACAAATGATAACTGTTGTTCCTGGAATAgaaaattacaaataattgaagataaaataataaagaacaACGCACATTTAACCCATGGTTTTCATAGAAATCATgatttctttcaatattcaGGAATATCGCAACAACTTCACGAAAAACAAGTTTATAATCTTAGAGGTATTTATAATGAACTTAGAATAAATACTGGATACAGTTATAGAGATTGTGATTATATGAAACTGGATAGGATTGGGTTAATGAACATATTTTACGATTTGATTCCTTGCTTTTTCCAAAAACAGTCAGACAGTAATTTATTGCAATGTTGGAAACTTCTGCTCAATGTCATACATACATACGGAGTAGAGTTTCCGTGGGCtttatttttctctttACTAGAGTTAAGATCAAAGCTAAGTCACATCAACCCAAACTTCTACcacaataataaaaagaaaaccaCGATAATAAAATCCCTTCATACATTCACAGGTTTATTCAGGAAATGCCGACCCaatatacatattattattcaaatgaCGGATACTTTAAAGCTTTCATTCTTTGTCATTTGGACAATTACTTAA
- the YHK8 gene encoding Yhk8p (similar to Saccharomyces cerevisiae YHR048W; ancestral locus Anc_5.284), which translates to MSSLNDFDVNNFAEKNTSEQEIINSMDDKATDTSSRNEIDNSISDKDSLSSFEVKFDNESEIPDPEDIKRILPIYRKYIIGMVITLTSMVITIISSCWTLISDRIMDHFHISHEVSVLGISFYIFGLGVGPLFLSPLSELYGRRKTFIISLFFSIVWQCLVIWSKTIEGVMFGRFLSGFFGSAFLSVAGGLFTDIFEKKNIGIPITIYTTSPMLGPALGPIISGALHGTNYKWTFITMLLASGLSFICVILLVPETYEPVLLIEKAKRLRKETGDERFFAPMELQRRDTNLLNSIANSARGPFGLLIRDPMMATLCFYTGLVLAIVYLFFVAFPYIFETIYEFGAVEVGCAYVGLLVGILLASPTSFIIQKHYEKKVADNNGISTPEMRFEALYYGAFLTPIGLMIFCWTCYRKVHWIGPIIGSSIFGSGVFYVFTGVFSYTVDGYRKFSATAMACNSFVRSTMSAVFPLFGLQMYKGMGVNWAGFLIACITTAMIPVPFLFEKYGAKLRAKSPYAWDDN; encoded by the coding sequence ATGAGTAGTTTGAACGACTTTGACGTGAACAATTTTGcagaaaaaaatacttCTGAgcaagaaattattaattcaatGGATGACAAAGCTACTGACACTAGCAGTAGAAATGAGATAGATAATAGTATATCTGACAAAGATTCGTTGAGCAGTTTTGAAgttaaatttgataatgaatCTGAGATTCCAGATCCAGAAGATATAAAGAGAATTCTTCCAATCTACAGAAAGTACATAATCGGCATGGTTATAACACTAACATCTATGGTAATCACCATAATATCATCATGTTGGACTTTGATTTCTGATCGAATAATGGATCATTTTCATATATCACATGAAGTTTCTGTTTTAGGAATTTCTTTCTATATATTTGGACTAGGAGTTGGACCATTGTTTTTATCACCTTTAAGTGAATTGTATGGTCGCAGAAAGACATTCAtaatttctctttttttcaGTATAGTATGGCAGTGCTTAGTGATATGGTCTAAGACAATCGAAGGTGTCATGTTTGGAAGATTTTTATCGGGCTTTTTTGGATCAGCATTTCTAAGTGTAGCTGGTGGGCTTTTTACTgacatttttgaaaaaaagaacaTTGGTATACCTATTACCATATATACAACCTCACCTATGTTAGGACCGGCGCTGGGTCCTATTATTAGTGGAGCGTTGCATGGGACAAATTACAAATGGACGTTTATTACAATGTTGTTAGCATCGGGGTTATCATTCATTTGTGTCATTTTACTTGTTCCAGAGACATATGAACCAGTTCTTCTTATTGAAAAAGCTAAAAGGCTTAGGAAGGAAACAGGAGATGAAAGATTTTTTGCTCCGATGGAATTACAACGTCGTGATACAAATTTGTTAAACTCAATAGCCAACTCAGCCAGAGGCCCATTTGGATTGTTGATAAGGGATCCTATGATGGCAACATTATGTTTTTACACGGGACTTGTATTGGCTATTGTCTATCTATTTTTTGTTGCATTTccttatatttttgaaaccATTTATGAATTCGGAGCAGTAGAAGTTGGTTGTGCCTATGTTGGTCTATTAGTAGGTATTTTGTTAGCGTCTCCAACTTCATTTATCattcaaaaacattatgaaaaaaaagttGCTGATAATAATGGCATAAGCACTCCAGAAATGAGATTTGAGGCTTTATATTATGGTGCCTTTTTAACACCAATTGgtttaatgattttttgTTGGACATGTTACAGAAAAGTTCATTGGATTGGTCCAATTATCGGTAGTAGTATATTTGGATCAGGAGTATTTTACGTGTTTACTGGGGTATTCAGTTACACAGTAGATGGGTATCGTAAATTTTCTGCTACTGCAATGGCATGTAACTCTTTTGTTAGAAGTACGATGAGTGCTGTCTTTCCACTATTTGGTTTACAGATGTATAAAGGCATGGGAGTTAATTGGGCAGGTTTTTTAATTGCCTGTATAACAACTGCCATGATTCCAGttccatttttatttgaaaaatatggtGCTAAATTAAGAGCAAAATCACCATATGCATGGGATGATAATTAA
- the VMA9 gene encoding H(+)-transporting V0 sector ATPase subunit e (similar to Saccharomyces cerevisiae VMA9 (YCL005W-A); ancestral locus Anc_1.413), translating into MSFYTVVITFIVVALASGAFWVFAPKQNQTVWRSTVILALAMMYLMWAITYLCQLHPLVVPRRSDLRPEFAE; encoded by the exons ATGAGTTT tTATACTGTTGTTATTAcatttattgttgttgCATTAGCATCTGGTGCTTTTTGGGTATTTGCACCAAAGCAAAATCAAAC TGTGTGGAGAAGTACAGTCATTCTTGCACTTGCAATGATGTACCTAATGTGGGCTATTACATATTTATGCCAATTGCACCCGCTTGTGGTTCCTCGTCGTTCAGATCTAAGACCTGAATTCGCAGAATAA
- the LDB16 gene encoding Ldb16p (similar to Saccharomyces cerevisiae LDB16 (YCL005W); ancestral locus Anc_1.414): MINLLELTQVGTRTFKGILIFSFSFVCFILRLIETMLVWIYTNLIKQAFITWYTLVGILLFTPLSILLRTTFQYLMLPLNIPLRIFFNYTIQELVTGVDKKESFYLFTTMLQYTLVLFLAGSIIGLFLGSILGLLHSTIRIPGIYIDFPNIILRWIPSVKQKINKVTDYIFKTFGNIYNFRRPFSSSSNNTKDMSINLNSTGTLTPPRSPTHLSLNIEKYEDQHHQKSGKRDSLSGWKAVNSTRTRSSVSSKEDALELASILPSNYFQENETTTPVLVNKDTKTIYIRRNSSKDPLDTHNNNKEEEEEEEEEEEEEEEEEEEEEEVETSMSNIWDRFDDIPSTLRTENEEGTSMGLSMGIATNINSEQRILNKLKNRKKK, translated from the coding sequence ATGATAAATTTACTTGAACTCACACAAGTAGGAACTAGAACCTTTAAAGGTATACTCATCTTCTCCTTTAGTTTTGTATGCTTTATCCTCAGACTAATTGAAACAATGTTAGTTTGGATATAcacaaatttaataaagcAAGCATTTATAACGTGGTATACACTAGTGGGAATATTACTTTTTACACCACTATCGATATTGCTGCGAACAAcgtttcaatatttgatgtTACCTTTAAATATCCCACTACgcattttcttcaattatACAATTCAAGAATTAGTTACAGGTGTTGACAAAAAGGAAAGTTTTTATCTCTTCACAACTATGTTGCAATATACATTGGTTTTGTTCTTAGCAGGTTCCATAATCGGGTTATTCTTAGGATCAATTCTAGGGCTCTTGCATTCTACAATAAGGATTCCAGGTATCTATATTGATTTTcctaatattattttacgTTGGATTCCATCTGTGAAacagaaaataaataaggTTActgattatatttttaagaCATTTGGGAacatttataatttcaGAAGACCATTTTCCTCTAGTTCAAACAACACTAAGGATAtgtcaataaatttaaattcaacaGGTACTCTGACGCCCCCAAGATCACCTACACATTTGTCTCTAAATatagaaaaatatgaagaCCAGCACCATCAAAAATCAGGAAAGAGGGATTCACTTAGTGGATGGAAAGCAGTTAACTCTACCAGAACAAGAAGTTCAGTCTCATCAAAAGAGGATGCTTTGGAATTGGCATCAATTCTACCAAGTAATTACTTTcaagaaaatgaaactaCAACACCTGTCTTAGTCAATAAAGATACTAAAACAATATACATTCGAAGGAACTCATCCAAAGATCCTCTGGATACgcataataataacaaagaagaagaggaagaggAAGAGGAAGAGGAAGAGGAAGAGGAAGAGGAAGAGGAAGAGGAAGAGGAAGTGGAAACATCGATGTCAAACATATGGGATCGTTTTGATGATATACCATCAACGTTGAGAacagaaaatgaagaaggtACATCAATGGGTCTCTCAATGGGAATAGCCACTAATATCAATTCAGAACAGAGAATTTTGAACAAACTCAAAAATaggaaaaagaaataa
- the RFX1 gene encoding Rfx1p (similar to Saccharomyces cerevisiae RFX1 (YLR176C); ancestral locus Anc_1.400), whose product MSNTQTIIYNNNIRSDNQVWSFNMNNNNNNKSSSSNNIMNNLNNYPYSPPFNPSNNGISNNIVPNNNSNSNLRFISPINNTFDNSNKSGNNSPTVDTRYRSLPSPLLSTKDSNNYSINNNILQGYDNKPYIPTILSNSSSGSNGTAAPAPAPVNINKLPFSLPPTAISSSQNLQVNNPLNNHIGMARPLITKPTINSQNIVNQNGSHMPYQNGYNELPHLRRTIPEIMNQHQAFNNSNASIIVTSNSAQYSMQAQKFHTQIMNSNTRKNTQETIAKSIAEKYKDKPISEYVPIVRNSEMEFLKLNSKTHSKSTIQIAEQMRKKERQVYAFIWLMQNCVSDETSFVPRGRIFSQYASSCVHNSLKPLSQASLGKLIRSVFPNLKTRRLGMRGQSKYHYCGLKLANDTQTQNEILSDEDSVISTDKKSNIIISGASENLPGSPINGSEDPNNESKLQYLSPNTKSDMDGSFSNDNSSLENDDIFSPSSNNSSNSPSRYCKDKQPTITNNDEILIYLYSGNDLPFVNGNLYDVIFNDDEVKSSNFNLKYPQIPLELLKDDMDRDIVSSLESMYYAHCNTLYQNIRYLKFDEIENSLSIFSSGSISPQMYNLFISNKLSDWVAECDMIVHSYLVKFLSSMLVNHFIDQQDGTLSELSLKNLEQFADSYSNMLEKSIIDLPRTTANKKLNIAKMFSRLLKKLISLLRIIKTFSTTIVTIKEMDEDTLSVIDFDNVMDILDSDVTPDRRIEIRNFVITEMQAFINDINSDNNETSNADKGEMIFSRIAKSLCDLFSKLENTPVIKIMCNAVRITDSLMTELSIKPVDNLLPWFLYNTLSHHLFFI is encoded by the coding sequence ATGTCAAATACTCAaactattatttataataacaatatacGTTCAGATAATCAAGTGTGGAGCTTTAATATgaacaataacaataataataagagTAGTagtagtaataatattatgaataatttgaataattatCCATATTCACCACCGTTTAATCCAAGTAATAATGGAATTAGTAATAATATCGttccaaataataattcaaattcaaatttgagATTCATATCTCCAATCAATAATACTTTCGATAATAGTAACAAAAGTGGTAACAATAGTCCAACTGTTGATACTAGGTACAGATCACTGCCGTCTCCATTACTAAGCACAAAAGATAGCAATAACTACAgcatcaataataatatattacaaGGTTATGATAATAAACCATATATACCAACAATATTGAGCAACAGTAGTTCTGGATCTAATGGCACAGCTGCTCCTGCTCCTGCTCCtgttaatataaataagcTGCCATTTTCATTGCCACCAACTGCTATTTCATCATCACAGAATCTACAAGTTAATAATCCATTAAATAACCATATTGGAATGGCTAGGCCACTTATTACAAAACCAACTATAAATAGtcaaaatattgtaaatcAAAATGGAAGTCATATGCCTTACCAAAATGGCTATAATGAATTACCTCATCTACGAAGAACTATTCCAGAAATAATGAACCAGCACCAAGcattcaataattcaaatgcTAGCATTATCGTAACTTCAAATTCTGCACAGTATTCAATGCAAGCTCAGAAATTCCATAcacaaataatgaattcaaatacaaGAAAAAATACTCAAGAAACTATAGCTAAGTCAATCGCAGAAAAATACAAAGATAAACCAATTTCTGAATATGTTCCAATAGTGAGAAATTCAGAAATggaatttttaaagttaaattcaaaaactcATTCCAAATCTACAATTCAGATTGCTGAACAAATGCGTAAAAAAGAAAGGCAAGTTTATGCTTTTATTTGGTTAATGCAAAATTGTGTATCTGATGAAACCAGTTTTGTTCCAAGAGGTAGAATCTTTTCACAATATGCTTCATCATGTGTACATAATTCTTTGAAACCACTATCACAAGCATCTTTAGGGAAACTGATTAGATCTGTAtttccaaatttaaaaacaagAAGATTAGGTATGAGAGGTCAATctaaatatcattattgcGGTTTGAAACTTGCAAATGATACTCAAACTCAAAATGAGATATTGAGTGATGAAGATAGTGTTATTAGTACTGATAAAAAGTCAAACATAATAATCAGTGGTGCTTCTGAAAATTTGCCTGGTAGCCCAATAAATGGCTCCGAAGATCcaaataatgaatcaaaATTGCAATATCTTTCTCCAAATACTAAATCTGATATGGATGgttcattttcaaatgataacAGCTCTTtggaaaatgatgatattttttcaccttcttctaataattcatccAATTCTCCTTCAAGATATTGTAAAGATAAGCAACCAACTATCAccaataatgatgaaatactaatatatctttattcAGGTAATGACTTGCCATTTGTTAATGGTAACCTATACGATGTAATTTTCAATGATGACGAGGTGaaatcttctaatttcAATCTAAAATATCCTCAAATTCctttagaattattaaaagatgatATGGATAGAGACATTGTGTCTTCTCTGGAATCTATGTATTATGCTCATTGTAATACATTGTACCAAAATATTCgctatttaaaatttgatgaaattgaaaattctttatcaatattcAGTTCAGGATCGATTTCTCCGCAAAtgtataatttattcatttcGAATAAGTTGAGTGATTGGGTAGCAGAATGTGATATGATCGTACATTCCTATCTGGTAAAGTTTCTATCAAGTATGCTAGTTAATCACTTCATTGACCAACAAGATGGTACTTTGTCGGAactttctttaaaaaatctaGAACAATTTGCAGATTCATATTCTAATATGCTTGAGAAATCAATTATCGATTTACCAAGAACTACTGCTaataagaaattaaatattgctaaaatgttttcaagattattaaaaaaattaatatctttGCTACGGATAATTAAAACATTCAGCACCACAATCGTTACCATAAAAGAAATGGATGAGGACACATTATCTGTGattgattttgataatgTAATGGATATTCTTGATTCAGATGTTACACCAGATAGAAGAATAGAGATTAgaaattttgttattactGAAATGCAAGCTTTCATCAATGACATAAATagtgataataatgaaacttCAAATGCTGATAAAGGTGAAATGATCTTCTCTCGTATAGCAAAATCCCTTTgtgatttattttcaaaactaGAGAATACACCTGTGATAAAAATTATGTGCAATGCAGTTAGAATTACGGATTCATTGATGACCGAACTTTCCATAAAACCTGTTGATAATCTTTTGCCATGGTTTTTATACAATACACTGTCAcatcatttattttttatttag